From one Triticum aestivum cultivar Chinese Spring chromosome 4B, IWGSC CS RefSeq v2.1, whole genome shotgun sequence genomic stretch:
- the LOC123095181 gene encoding expansin-A19-like → MAAGMRFLQLFAAVLAFCFAPTNSNWIPATATFYGGADGSDTMGGACEYENLYVAGYGINNVALSTALFNDGASCGQCYVIICDTSKSRMCKPGTSVTVSATNFCPPNWDLPSDNGGWCNPPRHHFDMSQPAWENIGIYRAGIIPVFYQQVKCWRQGGVRFTINGFNYFELVLVANIAGSGSIKSMSVKGTNTAWIPMSRNWGANWHCLSGLVGQALSFTITSTGGQYLVFQDVVPAWWQFGQTFTTWRQFDY, encoded by the exons ATGGCAGCTGGGATGCGCTTCCTGCAGCTGTTCGCCGCCGTTCTTGCGTTCTGCTTCGCGCCGACCAATTCCAACTGGATCCCGGCCACCGCCACCTTCTACGGCGGCGCCGACGGCTCCGACACAATGG GTGGCGCATGTGAGTACGAGAACCTATACGTTGCGGGGTACGGGATCAACAACGTGGCGCTGAGCACGGCGCTGTTCAACGACGGTGCGTCATGCGGGCAGTGCTACGTCATCATTTGTGACACAAGCAAGTCGCGTATGTGCAAGCCCGGAACCTCCGTCACCGTCTCCGCCACCAACTTCTGCCCTCCCAACTGGGATCTCCCCAGTGACAACGGCGGGTGGTGCAACCCTCCTCGACACCACTTCGACATGTCCCAGCCCGCCTGGGAGAACATCGGCATCTACCGCGCCGGCATCATCCCCGTCTTCTACCAGCAGGTCAAGTGCTGGAGGCAGGGCGGCGTGCGGTTCACCATCAACGGCTTCAACTACTTTGAGCTGGTGCTCGTGGCTAACATCGCCGGGAGCGGGTCGATTAAGagcatgtcggtgaaagggaccaACACCGCCTGGATCCCGATGTCCAGGAACTGGGGCGCCAACTGGCACTGCCTCTCGGGATTGGTGGGCCAGGCGCTCagcttcaccatcacctccaccgGTGGCCAGTACCTTGTCTTCCAGGATGTCGTGCCGGCCTGGTGGCAGTTTGGACAAACCTTCACCACCTGGCGCCAGTTTGACTACTAG